The Flavipsychrobacter sp. genome contains the following window.
TTGTATTTTCCGAATTGATGCCCCCATAGCTCTTTTCCCAGATTAGGGTGCCGGTTGCTGATATCTTTATTACCCAAATATCCTCAGAAGTATAGTTGGGGTTTGTTCTAAACTTTGTCACATCTCCACCAACACCCCCTGTAGTACCTGTAACAATATAGCCTCCGTCTCTAGCCTGTGCTATACTATAAACAAACTCACTCCATTGGCTACCATAACACTTCTTCCATTGAATATTTCCATTGCTATCCAACTTTACGATCCAAAAATCTTGCGCATTGATATTAGTGCCGTGGTTTCCTACCACATCTATATCATGAGAGCCTGCAGTACCTGCAACCACATACCCTCCATCGGGTGTATTTAATACAACTTCAGCATAATCCGGGCTAGTACCACCATATGTTTTTTGCCACTGTATAGGAGGGGCTGTCTGTGCTAGTATTATTGTTGAGAAAAAAGAAACAACAAATAGTAGAATTATGCTCTTAGTATATTGAATAGAATTAATAGGTCTCATATCGTATATGTTTATATTATGAAGTTACAAAAAAAGCAGCTCTATATTGAGCTGCTTTTAGTATGCATGCAATAGGTTAATTATTGCTTAAGTACTTTATAACTTGAAGCTTGTTCTCCGTATATCACCTGTATCGTATATCTACCTGATGCAAATTGTGACAGGTCTACAGTTCTCACTGCTCCTTGTTGCTTAATATTCACCTGCAATAACTTACCCATCATATCATATACTTTCAATTCTGCGTTTTCATAGCCTTGAGATAATTCGATGTTTACCAGTCCGCTTGTAGGTGATGGATACACTCTAATATTAGGTACCAATACATTATTACTGATGGTTGTGGTTCCTCCACCACCTTTAAAGTTCTCTTTCAGCTTAACAACAACCCAATCTCCTAAACCTTTATGTTCATTAAGCAGATCACCTGAATTATCATACATATAGCCAACACACACATATCCATCTTTTGCCAGTGTTATTCCTTCAATTCTATCTGACAAAAGAGTACCAAGAGATTTTTCCCATTTCAATACTCCTTGCTGGTCTGTCTTGTGGATCCACCAATCAAAATTACCCTTACCAACCGACACGTCTTGATCATTAGAGTTTGTCTCCGAAATAAAAACAAAACCGCTATCAGGTGTTTGTATCACTCCTTTTGCCAACTCACTTTCTGATCCACCATACGATTTGTCCCATAGCACCTTACCTGTATCATTTAGCCTAACAGCCCATGTACAAATTTTCCCCTTTAGCGTTGTCACATCACCATTATTAGATGATGTAGCGGCCATCAGCATATAGCCACCATCTACACACTCTACTATTGCAGCAGCATTATCATTCTCTGTTCCTCCATAATTCTTTTGCCATGTGGTAGTTCCCAAGCTATCTGTTTTTATAACCCACGCATCATTTTTTCCCTTCGCTGTAGTCACATCACCATCGTTTGACTTAGCAAAACCTGCAATAACCAAACCTTTATCTTTTGTAGCGATGATGTCTAACGGCCTATCGTGATCGCTACCACCTAAACAACGCTGCCATTTTAGAACACCCAAACTATCTATCTTGATCAACCATATATCTGTCGCGTTTACATCAGGCCCTTTATGATAACCTGACACATCAGCATCTGATGAATCAGTAGTCGCTACAATAGCATATCCACCATCATGTGTTTGCGCTACAGCATACACCCTTTCCTTCCCTGCACCACCGTAACAGTTTTGCCA
Protein-coding sequences here:
- a CDS encoding T9SS type A sorting domain-containing protein, producing the protein MRPINSIQYAKSIILLFVVSFFSTMLSAQTAPPIQWKKSFGGTNHDEARAVVNTSDGGFMIGGFTTSSDIDITGSKGGGDAWVIKVDSNGAIQWKKIYGSALGESGYDLIATRDGNFLLAANATANGGDVSGYHPNGVQLNTPDVWIVKFDDNGNIIWQNCYGGAGKERVYAVAQTHDGGYAIVATTDSSDADVSGYHKGPDVNATDIWLIKIDSLGVLKWQRCLGGSDHDRPLDIIATKDKGLVIAGFAKSNDGDVTTAKGKNDAWVIKTDSLGTTTWQKNYGGTENDNAAAIVECVDGGYMLMAATSSNNGDVTTLKGKICTWAVRLNDTGKVLWDKSYGGSESELAKGVIQTPDSGFVFISETNSNDQDVSVGKGNFDWWIHKTDQQGVLKWEKSLGTLLSDRIEGITLAKDGYVCVGYMYDNSGDLLNEHKGLGDWVVVKLKENFKGGGGTTTISNNVLVPNIRVYPSPTSGLVNIELSQGYENAELKVYDMMGKLLQVNIKQQGAVRTVDLSQFASGRYTIQVIYGEQASSYKVLKQ